In Castanea sativa cultivar Marrone di Chiusa Pesio chromosome 6, ASM4071231v1, a single window of DNA contains:
- the LOC142639025 gene encoding pentatricopeptide repeat-containing protein At5g66520-like — protein sequence MLCSVSTLHLFSHPNSNSPTSQNLHNLLHSFNTPFELKQLHAHLIKTNTPLSTLPLPLTKLALVTALTPDFPYAQCVFKHLDKPEIVFWNSCLKAWAEGQSPFDAILLFYQLREFDIVPDDFTCSFVLKACAALSDVLNGRIVHGYVEKLGFRSNLFLQNMIVHLYASCGAMGDARLLFDKMSQRDVVTWNIMISQLVKSGDVEGAFELFSLMPEKNVRSWTAMIAGYVQCGKPKEAIHLFMEMEEAGLRPNEVTVVAVLSACADLGTLDLGRRVHEYSNCSGFRGNVRVSNTLIDMYVKCGCLKDACTVFDEMEERTIVSWSAMIAGHAIYGQAEEALSLFSKMVQIGMKPNDVTFIGLLHACSHMGMIDKGREFFNSMTRDYGIIPRIEHYGCMVDLFSRAGLLQEAYVFIMNMPIKPNGVVWGALLGGCRVHKNIELAEEAIQHLLELDPLNDGYYVVLSNIYAEAERWEDTAKVRRLMRDRGVKKTPGWSSITVDGMLHEFAAGDESHPQAEEIFQMWGKLLQKLKIKGYVPKTSIVLLDVEENEKEKFLYRHSEKLALAFGLMKTPPGMPIRIMKNLRVCEDCHAAMKLISGIVNKEIIVRDRNRFHCFKDGSCTCNDYW from the coding sequence atgctctgCTCTGTTTCCACACTCCACCTTTTCTCTCACCCAAACTCAAACTCACCCACTTCACAAAACCTTCACAATCTTCTCCACAGCTTCAACACCCCATTTGAGCTCAAACAGCTGCATGCCCACCTCATCAAAACCAACACTCCTCTCTCCACTCTTCCTCTCCCTCTCACTAAACTCGCCCTCGTTACTGCTCTCACTCCCGATTTTCCTTATGCCCAATGCGTCTTCAAACACCTCGATAAGCCTGAGATTGTGTTCTGGAATTCCTGTTTGAAGGCGTGGGCAGAAGGGCAGTCCCCATTTGATGCAATCTTGCTTTTCTATCAGTTAAGGGAATTCGACATTGTTCCTGATGATTTCACTTGTTCTTTCGTTCTTAAAGCGTGTGCGGCTTTATCGGATGTTTTGAATGGCAGGATTGTTCATGGGTACGTGGAGAAACTTGGGTTTCGATCGAATTTGTTTTTACAGAACATGATTGTTCATTTGTATGCATCGTGTGGCGCGATGGGTGATGCGCGTTtgttgtttgataaaatgtctcAGAGAGATGTCGTGACGTGGAATATAATGATAAGTCAGTTGGTGAAGAGTGGGGATGTTGAGGGGGCTTTTGAGTTGTTTTCGTTGATGCCTGAAAAAAATGTGAGGTCGTGGACTGCGATGATTGCAGGTTATGTACAATGTGGGAAGCCTAAGGAGGCTATTCATTTGTTTATGGAGATGGAGGAGGCAGGTTTGAGGCCTAATGAGGTGACAGTGGTGGCTGTTCTTTCTGCTTGTGCTGATTTGGGTACCTTGGATTTGGGCAGGAGGGTTCATGAGTATTCAAACTGTAGTGGGTTTAGGGGAAATGTTCGTGTTTCAAACACTTTGATTGATATGTATGTCAAATGTGGATGCTTGAAGGATGCCTGTACAGTTTTTGATGAGATGGAAGAACGGACAATTGTATCATGGTCAGCCATGATTGCAGGGCATGCAATATATGGGCAAGCCGAGGAAGCTTTGAGCCTATTTTCTAAGATGGTTCAGATAGGCATGAAGCCGAATGATGTAACCTTCATTGGACTATTGCATGCTTGCAGTCACATGGGAATGATAGACAAGGGGCGTGAATTTTTCAACAGCATGACTAGAGATTATGGGATTATTCCCAGAATTGAGCATTATGGTTGTATGGTTGATCTATTCAGTCGGGCAGGCCTTCTCCAAGAGGCATATGTGTTTATTATGAACATGCCTATCAAACCCAATGGGGTTGTGTGGGGAGCTTTGCTTGGTGGATGCAGAGTTCACAAAAACATTGAACTGGCTGAAGAAGCAATCCAACACCTTTTGGAACTGGATCCATTAAATGATGGATACTACGTGGTTTTATCAAACATTTATGCAGAAGCTGAACGCTGGGAGGACACGGCAAAGGTGAGAAGGTTGATGAGAGATCGAGGTGTGAAGAAAACACCTGGGTGGAGTTCAATCACAGTAGATGGAATGCTTCATGAGTTTGCTGCAGGGGATGAGTCCCACCCTCAAGCAGAGGAAATATTTCAGATGTGGGGAAAactacttcaaaaattaaagataaaaggATATGTCCCAAAGACTTCAATTGTTCTTCTGGATGTAGAAGAGAATGAGAAGGAGAAATTTTTATATCGCCATAGTGAGAAATTAGCACTGGCTTTTGGGTTGATGAAAACACCACCCGGAATGCCAATTAGGATCATGAAGAATCTTCGTGTTTGTGAAGACTGTCATGCTGCTATGAAACTTATCTCAGGGATTGTTAATAAAGAGATAATTGTGCGTGACAGGAACCGTTTCCATTGTTTTAAAGATGGTTCTTGTACTTGTAATGATTACTGGTAG